In Malus sylvestris chromosome 15, drMalSylv7.2, whole genome shotgun sequence, a single genomic region encodes these proteins:
- the LOC126604346 gene encoding uncharacterized protein LOC126604346: MDCHDSSLITPNRRIIRRQELDRAENAWKKLEGVGEKQEQTVRRLETTAMLLVGSYVYLQSLIFQSVSRMPCEFWWAPFSLSCLICVVFAIPFKSFVTKWERTQRYYEINFLKEDLVHLQIVVFSPSDHDEQLERQQQPAEILRNDAAKMYQRRAFICLVSLALVAYTIVVLTACRSIPCQRVAIL; encoded by the coding sequence ATGGACTGCCATGATTCGTCACTCATCACACCAAACAGAAGAATAATCCGCCGTCAAGAACTAGACAGGGCGGAGAACGCATGGAAGAAACTGGAAGGCGTCGGCGAAAAACAAGAGCAAACAGTAAGGCGTCTGGAAACAACGGCGATGCTGTTGGTCGGATCTTATGTCTACCTGCAAAGCCTCATATTCCAATCTGTTAGCCGCATGCCGTGCGAGTTCTGGTGGGCGCCGTTCAGCCTCTCGTGTCTGATTTGCGTCGTCTTCGCCATCCCCTTCAAGAGTTTCGTAACGAAATGGGAGCGCACGCAACGTTATTACGAGATCAATTTTCTTAAGGAAGATTTGGTTCACCTCCAGATTGTGGTTTTCTCCCCATCGGATCACGATGAGCAGCTGGAGCGGCAGCAGCAGCCGGCAGAGATATTGAGGAACGATGCTGCGAAAATGTATCAGAGACGCGCTTTCATCTGTTTGGTTTCTTTAGCTCTTGTTGCGTACACGATTGTTGTCCTAACGGCGTGTAGATCTATTCCCTGTCAGAGAGTTGCTATTTTGTAG
- the LOC126604347 gene encoding uncharacterized protein LOC126604347 isoform X3 codes for MEIRRRRRRRLGNIEFSMGGVLCRAVEVVNDTDPGVELAMTEVEGNETQGTEILRLGPGERRMIKGRQFIKRSSISKVHRSIHVTPVLASGERAKKVLSANHFARHGKVTFRIVEGELTNDSVEISDLRRLRFSACLGGNRSR; via the exons ATGGAGATACGGCGACGGCGACGGCGACGGTTGGGGAACATCGAATTTTCGATGGGTGGTGTCCTTTGTCGAGCGGTAGAGGTTGTGAACGATACGGATCCGGGCGTGGAGCTTGCGATGACGGAGGTGGAGGGCAATGAAACGCAGGGCACAGAGATTCTTAGGCTCGGACCTGGGGAGAGGAGAATGATCAAGGGCCGCCAGTTCATAAAACGAAGCTCGATTTCTAAAGTGCACCGAAGCATTCATGTCACTCCCGTGCTTGCCAGCGGCGAACGAGCGAAAAAGGTCTTGTCGGCAAACCATTTTGCTCGGCACGGGAAGGTCACATTCCGGATAGTGGAAGGGGAACTGACAAACGACTCGGTAGAGATCTCCGATCTCCGCCGCTTGAG GTTCTCCGCCTGTCTTGGAGGAAACCG GAGTCGCTGA
- the LOC126604347 gene encoding uncharacterized protein LOC126604347 isoform X1, translating into MEIRRRRRRRLGNIEFSMGGVLCRAVEVVNDTDPGVELAMTEVEGNETQGTEILRLGPGERRMIKGRQFIKRSSISKVHRSIHVTPVLASGERAKKVLSANHFARHGKVTFRIVEGELTNDSVEISDLRRLRFSACLGGNRFSACLGGNRSR; encoded by the exons ATGGAGATACGGCGACGGCGACGGCGACGGTTGGGGAACATCGAATTTTCGATGGGTGGTGTCCTTTGTCGAGCGGTAGAGGTTGTGAACGATACGGATCCGGGCGTGGAGCTTGCGATGACGGAGGTGGAGGGCAATGAAACGCAGGGCACAGAGATTCTTAGGCTCGGACCTGGGGAGAGGAGAATGATCAAGGGCCGCCAGTTCATAAAACGAAGCTCGATTTCTAAAGTGCACCGAAGCATTCATGTCACTCCCGTGCTTGCCAGCGGCGAACGAGCGAAAAAGGTCTTGTCGGCAAACCATTTTGCTCGGCACGGGAAGGTCACATTCCGGATAGTGGAAGGGGAACTGACAAACGACTCGGTAGAGATCTCCGATCTCCGCCGCTTGAG GTTCTCCGCCTGTCTTGGAGGAAACCG GTTCTCCGCCTGTCTTGGAGGAAACCG GAGTCGCTGA